The nucleotide sequence GGCTTATCTACGTGAATGCCCGAATTGTCTCGGAAGTACCTTACTGTATCGGTAGGCCAGTTGAATACCGTAATATCATTGCGCTGTACTTTCTGCAAAGCAGGTAAACGCAAATAAGGTAACTGAGGCGTTTTGATATACGATCTTGTGCCTATTATAGGAATTGAATCGTGTACCATAGGTAATGATAGAGGAGTCATAGGCACACGCACTCCGTAGTGAAACTTACTTACAAAAAGAAAATCGCCTACCAAGAGGGTTTTTTCTAAAGAAGAAGTAGGTATCATATAAGGCTGTATAAAGTAGGTGTGAATAGCCGAAGCTGCTACTACCGCAAAGATAGTAGCACTCACCCAAGAGGAAACATTCTTTTTGATGGCTTCTACATCTTTACCTACGTAGTGTGTAGAAGGTAAATAGGTTATGTAGGCAGCAAAAAGTCCCAAAGTAATTATTGATAGCAGGGTGTAACGCTTCTTGCGATAGTTAAATACGTGTAACCATTCGTAAGTCATCACAATTACCATAATATTACCTATTACAGGCAAATAGAGCAGGAATACCCACCACCAAGGACGAGAGATAATACGTAAGAAAATAACGGTATTGTAAAAGGGAACAAAGGCTTGCCACGCTTTGTAACCTGCTTTTTCATATCCTTTCCAAAAGAATAGCCCATTGATGAGCTGTGCAATGATTAAAATATATAAATATATCATAATGATGAATGATTAACGTTTAAAGGTTCATTACTTTTTGTTCTCTTAATTGTTTTAAGAATGTTGCCACACCATCTTTGGAGTGGTGAAGTGTTATTTGTTTGGCTACAGCTTTTACTTCGTCGCGAGCATTAGCAACTGCTACACCACAACCTACGCCTTTGAGCATCTCCAAATCGTTATAGTTATCGCCAAAAGCTATTGCTTCGCTCAAAGGTAAATGATATATCTCGTTTGATACTATTTTCACTCCTGTGAGTTTAGAAATACTGATATCTGATAGTTCTATATAAGTTTCTCTCCCGCGATAGATTTGCATTACCTCTGTATATCTCTCGTTTAGTAGCTTGAACATTCGCTCTATAAGAGTTTCTTCTCCCATTAACATTAGCTTGTGAGCGCCGTGTCCTGCTTGCTTCCACTGAGTGAGAACTTCGCGATTGGGTCGCACGGTAGGAGTTACTTTGGTAATTGTTTCTTCACGTTGTGCCCATTCATCGTTAGCGGGTACATACCACTCGTCGTTATAATAAAAGCTAATGTGTATCTCAGCATTGAACTCTTGTTCGTTGAGGGCGACTACTTCTTCGAGAATAGAGTAGGGGATAGTAGTAGAGTGTAGCACCTTTTCGCCATTGAGCACTAATCCGCCATTATAAGCGATAAGTGGTAATCCTGCGATGCCTAAGTCTTTTTGTATGTGATACATTTGCTCAGGCATACGTGAAGATACTAAAATGAAAGGTATTTTGTCTTTCAGTTGTTTTACTTCGTGAATGGTGTTCTGCGTAAGGGTTCGCGAACCACTTAATAGAGTGCCATCGATATCAGAAAAGATAATTTTATACATTCTTTTAGTTAAGAGTCCTATGTTAAAAATTATGAGTTATTAGAGTGCAAAGATAATGCCTTTTTTTAAGATAAGTAGTTTTTTGATTAAAAAATACGCTTAATGAAGGTTGAGTACATCGTTCATCGTAAATACTCCTTGCTTACCTACAATCCATTCGGCTGCCATAACGGCACCGAGAGCAAAGCCTTTGCGATTGTGAGCGGTATGTTTAATTTCTATGGTGTCTACCTCACTGGTATAGGTGATGATATGAGTGCCTGGGACACTATCTATACGCTTGGCTACGATAGGGATTTCGTTCTCGGTAGCTGTGTTTAAATGCCAACCTGTTTTATCAGTTTCAGCGATAATACTTTCTGCCAAAGTAATCGCAGTACCGCTGGGGGCATCGAGCTTTTGAGTGTGGTGAATTTCTTCGATAGCTACCTCATAGTCTTTGAGTTTAGCCATCAGTTTGGCTAAGGTTTTGTTCAGTGCGAAGAATACATTTACCCCTATACTGAAATTAGAGGCGTAGAGAAAAGCGGTTTGGTGCTTTTGGCACAAAGCTACTGCCTCATTGTATTGGGCTAACCAACCGGTAGTACCTGCAATCACGGGTACTTTGTGTGTGAGACAGTTGCTAATATTAGCAAAGGCACTGCTGGGGGTGCTGAATTCTATAGCCACATCGGCTATTGTAATGTCGTAAGAAGTTTCGGCATTATCTATTTTTAACACGATTTCGTGTCCGTGAGCGATGGCTATTTGTTCAATGGTTTTACCCATTTTGCCATATCCGAGTAAAGCTATTTTCATAATTGACTATTATAAATTAAATATTTTATTTCTTCTGTTAAAACACGCAAAGTAGTAGTAGCACGACAGACAGATAAACAATTAACGAACAAAAGACGAACAAAAGACGAACAAAAGACGAACAAAAGACGAACAAAAGACGAACAAAAGACGAACAAAAGACGAACAAAAGACGGTGCGAGTCGCACGGGCAGATAAAGAAAAGGCGAACAAAAAATGGTACGAGCTGCACGAGCAGATAAAGAAAAGACGAACGAAAAATGGTTCGAGCTGCACGAGCAGATGAACGATAAACGAACCTAAGATGTAGGAATCTTGAATTTATACTACTTTTCAGTCGTTGAGATTCTTCGCAAGAGTCGTAGTTGGTGAGTGTAATTGCGCAGTTCACTATTAAAAATACCAATATGATCTAACCGGTCGATGCGCACTTTGCCAAAAGAGTGAATAATCCTGTTGTCGCCTAAGAGAATGCCCACGTGAATGATATTGCCTTCTTCGTCGTCAAAAAAAGCTAAATCACCTGCTTGGCATTCTTCTATAAAACTAAGAGAAACACCACAAGTAGCCTGTTTTTTAGCCGTACGAGGTAGGTGTATGCCGTTGAGTTTGAAAACCATTTGTACCAGTCCGGCGGCATCTATCCCAAAGGGAGTTTTGCCTCCTGTTAAGAAAGGTACGTTTAAATATTCCAAAGCAGTGGGGATAATGCCTTGATGAGGTATTTTTTGGGTAGATTGTGAAGTTTGTAATAGATGATTGTGAGAAAAGGTAGCACCTTTGGGTATGTGCAGAAAGAGGTTGTCTCCAGTTTTCAAACGGAGTTTTGTAAGCCATCGGTGAGCGTATTTTTCTTTCTTTTTTAGAGATTTTTTGTAGTCCTTATCCGAAATTTCCGTAAACTGACTGTTAGCTACCCAGCCTTCAATATTGTCGAACAGCAAGCGCACATAGCTCCAATGCTCTTCTTTATCAATTACTTGCAACAACTCTCCGAAGAGTAATTGCGTAATCATCTCAGCCCCCTCAAAGGGCTCTAAACGTACGGGAACAACGCTCAAATGGCATATTCCATAAGGTGTTTCTAATATCTTCATATTCATCACGCCCGCAAAGATAGCAAATAATTAAGTATTAACAAGAAACTATTCATATTTTTTTTGTTTTTAAATGCTATTTTGTCTACTTTTGCACTCATAACAATCACATTACTATGGCAGCTTACAAACACGCTATTACCTTAGAAGCCGCTTTAAAAGAAGTAACCGAAGAACGCTTTTGCAAAGGACATCATTATAAAGATGTTGCCCTCACCGATGCGATGGTAGAGCAGATAGTACAAGTAAAATCCTTAGTAAATATGGGTTTTATCAATACTGATATTACCGATGAAGCCCTCAAATACTTGGCTACTTTGCCCAAACTAAAACTTCTTTTTTTAGAAAACAATAAGCAACTCACAGGCGAAGGTTTCAAATACTTTACCTCGAAACCTGTTGCCCACATTTCGTTGGACGGTTGCCCCGTAACCGATGAAACCTTGAAAATTGTTTTGCAAGTGCCTCGCTTGAAGTCTATTTCATTGCGCCATACCCGCATCACTTTCGAGGGGTTAATGGCTGTGGCGCATTATAGCAGAATAAAGTTCTATCTCGATAAGTTTTTCACCGAGGAACAAATAAAAACCTTTGAGCAAGCCCAACGCACGGCGGGAAAGAAGAAACCTACTGCTACCAATACTGATGATTTTCAAGTAGTTAAACAATTGCTCTTAAACTTTTTCTCGGCGATGACCCAGTGGGAAGAATTCGCTACAAAAAATGATGAAACAGAAGAGGATGACCTTTTGATAGAAGAAAAATGTAAAACGATTTTTAAAAAATATTGCACCGACAAACGCCGCATAGGCTATCGTCCTGAGTGGATTAGCTTTTCTATGACAAAAGGTGGGACCTATGGCAATCATCAAATTATAGATAGTGAGACTCTTACCAAGAATAAGATATATATTTACACCCAAGACGAGTTAAACTTTCAGTATCGCTTCCTGATTATCCGAAAAGACGGTATTTGGAAGATTGATGAGTGCCAATGGCGTGACGGAGGCTGGAAAAAATACGGATTATAAAACTCAATTTAAATAAATAAGTATGATGACAGATATATCTCAAAAGCTAAAATCTGATATAAAAGTAGAAGATTTGAAACAAGAAAATGGTATTTTGTGCTGTATGAATGACTATTTCATTAGTGGAGATAACCAAAGGTATATGAAAATGTACGATTGGATGTCTTTTTTCTATGATTTTGGAGAGAAATGGATAGGAAGACTCAAGTATGGACACGCTATTGACCATCTACGTACCGAGTTGATGAGCCGTTTGGAATGGAAGAACAATATTTCGGTGCTTTATGTTTCCATAGGTACGGGGGCTGACTTGCATTACCTGCCACAAGGGATTGATTTGAAAACGATAGACCTTGTAGGAGTTGATATTTCGATGGGAATGCTCAAAAAGTGCAAGAAAAAAATGCAAAAGAAGACTAATTTAACGCTTGTACAATGCCCCGCTGAAGATCTTCCTTTTGCTGATAATACCTTTGATATTGTTTTTCACATTGGGGGCATTAACTTTTTTAACGACAAAACTCGTGCAATGAGTGAAATGCTTAGAGTGGCTAAAGCAGGAAGCAAATTGCTTATTGCAGATGAAACAGCCGACTTTGTGGAGACCCAATACAAGAAAAGTGTCTTCTCCAAATCTTATTTTGAAGACAAAACAGTCGATTTGAATGCCATAGAACAATGTATTCCTATTTCAGTAACTGAAAAGAAAACAGAGTTGTTTTGGGATAATAAATTTTATGGCATTACTTTTAGAAAAAGTAACTAAATGAATGCTATGAGAAAAAAAGAGTTTGCTAAACTGCAATATAAAAGCCATAACAAACAATTGTTTGTTATGGCTTTTTTGTAGAAAGTCTATTTGTTAAAAGTTATTTCTTAGTGGCAGCTTTTTCAGCTTTTGCAGCATCTTGTGCGGCTTTCATTGCAGCACGCGATACTCTCACCTGGCAAACCACAGTATTATCTGGGTGCATAATCTTGTATTTATCTTGTGCTAATTTAGTAACGTATAGCTTGTTACCCATTTCTAAGCCCGAAATATCTACAGGAACAAAATCAGGTAAATTGTCAGGAAGAGCTTTTACTTTTAGTTTGCGGTTCACAATACGCAAAGTACCCCCTGCCATAATACCTGGTGAAGTCCCCTCAATTTGAATTGGCACTTCAATAGTGATTTCTTTGTCTTTGTGAAGCTGATAAAAATCGATGTGGATAATTTTATCAGATACAGGGTCAAACTGAATGTCTTGCAGAATGGCGTTATAGGTTTTACCATTCAATTCAATCGCAGCGGTGTATACGTTAGGAGTGTACACGATGTTTTTGAATGCTAATTCAGGCGCTGAAAAATGCAGAACATTGTCTCCTCCGTATAATACGCAAGGAACCTGTCCAGCATTACGTAAGGCTTTGCTCGCAGCTTTGCCCACGCTTTCTCTTTGAGATCCTTTGATTGTAATTGATTTCATTTATTTATAAATAATTATTAAGTTACTTGTTCTTAGGCGTTAGGTTTTGTTAGATATTAAACATCAATTCTTACCTTTTACTTTTTACCTTTCACCTTGCTACATTATAAATTTAGAACTGATAGGCTCGTTGTGGTGTACGCGATGCATTACATCAGCAAAAAGATCAGCACAACTCAGTACTTTTATTTTGCTCGAAGGCTGCTTTAGTGGAATCGAATCAGTCACGATAAGCTCTTCTAAAGCCGAATTCTCTATGCGCTCATATGCGTTCCCGCTCAGTATAGGGTGAGTAGCCACCGCTCTTACACTTATAGCTCCTCTGTCCTTCATCAGTTGGGCAGCTTTCACCAAAGTACCTGCCGTGTCTACCATATCGTCTACCAATACTACGTTTTTACCTTCTACTTCACCTATAAGCTCCATTGTTTCAATCACATTGGCTTGTTTGCGCTGTTTATAGCAAATCACCACATCACATTTCAAGAACTTAGAATAAGCATAAGCCCTTTTAGAGCCTCCCATATCGGGCGAAGCAATACACAAATTGTCTAAGTGCAACCCCTGTAAATAAGGTAAGAAAATGCTTGAAGCAAAAAGATGGTCTACAGGGCGCTCAAAGAATCCTTGAATTTGGTCAGCGTGCAAGTCCATCGTCATAATACGAGTAGCACCTGCCGCTTGCAAAAGATTAGCCACCAATTTTGCCCCTATTGGCACTCTGGGTTTATCTTTCCTATCTTGGCGAGCCCACCCAAAGTAAGGCATTACTGCTGTGATGTGCCTTGCCGAAGCGCGTTTGGCAGCGTCTATCATTAGTAAAAGCTCCATCAAGTTATCCGAATTAGGGAAAGTAGAGCATATTAAGAAAACGCGTGCCCCTCTAATCGATTCTTCATAAGAGGGCTGAAATTCACCATCACTATAATAAGAAAGTTTAACTTCACCGAGCTGAGTACCGTATTTTTGCGCAATTTTCTCAGCCAGCTCTATGCTTTTAGAGCAAGCAAAGATTTTTGAATTAGGGGTGGTTTCACTAAACATTTTTATCAGTAAGTGTATTAAGGTATAAAAACTTCTAACTTTTCAGGGTGCAAAGGTACGAATATTAATCGTAATTGCAAGTATCTTGATCTGATTTTTTTATTTTATGTACCAAAATATACTGCGCCTTACCATCTTGTTTATCTCTTTGTTGCACCAATTACACTCTCCCATTATCCTTGTCATTTTTCATTTGTCACTCGTCATTTCTTCCTTTTTCCGTCATACTCCCTCCTAGTGCCTACGGCCTAAGGTCTATCACCTATTTCTCTTTCTTTCGCCTCGAAACCCCGTTTTTAACATTTTTAGCGTTGTTGTATTACAGTATGAATCAACTATTTACATACCCTTTCTATACCAATCTTCCAAGATTCGTATAAGCTTCCTATAAGCTCTCTATAAGCTAACCCCACCTTCCTAATACCCTTTTTCCTTCAAAATCCCTCTCAGCCTACTTCTGATATTTTTCGTTTTTCTCCGAAGTCTAAACCCCTTCTCTGAGTCTCTCCGAAATTCTCCAACTAATTTCCACATTTCCTAATTTCTACATTTCCTAATTTCCTAATTAATAACCCACTGCTCGCATAGTACTCCCCCTTATATCAAACTCAGAAAGTAAGCCCTAAACTAAATTGATGAAAAATATTCACTTTTTGACTCGTAAATACTCCTATTTCACTGTTAAATCCTACAAAATAGCTTAATGAAGGCGAAAGTTTGTGATGGTATTGCAAACTCACCTCAAAACGCTGTCTATCTGAAGCAAGAAAGCGGGCATTGTGCAAAAGCATTGCGCTGAGCTCAGTTTCATTGCGGTCATTGCGCAATAGATAATTCTCGTGTAATACTTTCCGATACCGATACTGCACGCCTGTTACCCCTATACTCTTCTCCCCTAAGGGTGCTACAACACTTATCGTCATTCCAACATTCATATAATCAAAATGCTGAAAACTCCTCACCAAAGTATAATCCTCACGATAAGTTTCATAACTCACATAAGGCATTATACGATACTGCACAGCATTGTCGAACCCAAAAAGCGCACCTAACTGATATTGCTCACATTTAAGGGTATAGTTTTTGTTCTTCGCAATAACCTCCGTCCAATTGTTATTGCGCCCCGAGAGGATAGGCTCTACGCCCTTTTTACTTTGCTGATAATATCCTAATTTGAATCCGTAGTGATAGTGAGCACGACGGAACAATTTGGTAAGTTCTGTATTGAGTACCCTATTGGTCAGGGTTACTGCAACAATTCCATTGTCATCAGTCATATACTTCTCAATCGTCAGTTGATGATAATCTCCTGTGAGAAAAAAGTCGTCCGCTCTGCTGATAGCCATTCCTCCACCATAACCATAACCTTCGTAAAAAGCCCTCAGTTTATTGCCTTTCAGCAAATGGTTGTAATACCCCAAGCCATTGAGGTGATACACCGTAGGCCCCCCTAATTCGTTAAAGAACCTCAGTTCGTTTGATTGGGTATATTTCACAAAAGTGCCATAAACACCCATCTTCCACTGCATTACCTTCCACATAAAACCCGATTGCAATTGCAATTGCGAAGTAATATCCTTAGGACGCGGGTCTTTATCCCTACTTGCTAATTCAGCTTGGTAATTCAAAGAGATACCCCAATGCAGGCGTTGCCATTGTTTGGCAAAACCACCCGTAAAGGCGTATTGTTCGCTGTGCAAATCTCCCCCTATGGCATCAGCAGTGAAGTAAGGATATAGCAACTCACCATCTAACGACTCGTTCCAGCGAATGTGCTTTAGGGTTCGATTTATATACGAGGCATCACCCCAAAGCGTACGCGTGCTGTCATAAGGAAAATAAGAGCTCGCTTTTACTGAGAAAGCAGTATGACCTTCGGGATACTGCTGGGCATACGCCTGCTTATCGCTTCCCTCGTAAGTCGTTTGCACCGACGAAAAGCGATATTTCCCCCACTCTGTCATTGCTGCTGGATTCTGAAAGTAAGCTTTATAAATGCGTTGAACACTTTGTTGCTCTTTCAGTTTCAGCAGGAGAGTATCAATAGTATCTTGCCCCCAAGCAATCATCTCGCAGAGAAAAAATAAAAATAATATGTTGAGTGGACGATGTGTCAATTCTAATTCATTGATTTGTCAATAAAAAACGCTACAAACTTTGCCAAAGTTTAACTTTGGCAAAGTTAAATCTGCAAAAGCAATATTTCACTCTTCACTTTTCACTTTTTAAGTGTAGGTGTAGTGAGGATTTCGAAATCTTCAGTAGAGTTGTTAGTATCTTTAAAGATAGGCTTACCATTGTTTTCAGAAAGAACCTTACGGCGTACAGATTTGCCATAACGAGTTTTGTCTTCCTCATCTTTAGTCACATAAGTATAGCCTGAATCCAAAGAAGTATCGGTCACCAACCATTCGAAACCTTTTTCAGTACTTAGATTTACGGCATCTACTATCCACTCATTAGGAATTTTCAACGTACTTCCTGTCTTTTTAACTATTTTGCCTTTAACATTAACTTCATATTCATAGTCATATCTAAGAGTAGAAGTAGCAGTACCTTCTGGGAAACGCGCTATCACATAGCTTCTATTACCTCGATTATTGAATATGAGAATACCATACAAATTGATA is from Capnocytophaga ochracea DSM 7271 and encodes:
- a CDS encoding RhsIA family immunity protein → MAAYKHAITLEAALKEVTEERFCKGHHYKDVALTDAMVEQIVQVKSLVNMGFINTDITDEALKYLATLPKLKLLFLENNKQLTGEGFKYFTSKPVAHISLDGCPVTDETLKIVLQVPRLKSISLRHTRITFEGLMAVAHYSRIKFYLDKFFTEEQIKTFEQAQRTAGKKKPTATNTDDFQVVKQLLLNFFSAMTQWEEFATKNDETEEDDLLIEEKCKTIFKKYCTDKRRIGYRPEWISFSMTKGGTYGNHQIIDSETLTKNKIYIYTQDELNFQYRFLIIRKDGIWKIDECQWRDGGWKKYGL
- the dapB gene encoding 4-hydroxy-tetrahydrodipicolinate reductase yields the protein MKIALLGYGKMGKTIEQIAIAHGHEIVLKIDNAETSYDITIADVAIEFSTPSSAFANISNCLTHKVPVIAGTTGWLAQYNEAVALCQKHQTAFLYASNFSIGVNVFFALNKTLAKLMAKLKDYEVAIEEIHHTQKLDAPSGTAITLAESIIAETDKTGWHLNTATENEIPIVAKRIDSVPGTHIITYTSEVDTIEIKHTAHNRKGFALGAVMAAEWIVGKQGVFTMNDVLNLH
- a CDS encoding DUF6850 family outer membrane beta-barrel protein produces the protein MTHRPLNILFLFFLCEMIAWGQDTIDTLLLKLKEQQSVQRIYKAYFQNPAAMTEWGKYRFSSVQTTYEGSDKQAYAQQYPEGHTAFSVKASSYFPYDSTRTLWGDASYINRTLKHIRWNESLDGELLYPYFTADAIGGDLHSEQYAFTGGFAKQWQRLHWGISLNYQAELASRDKDPRPKDITSQLQLQSGFMWKVMQWKMGVYGTFVKYTQSNELRFFNELGGPTVYHLNGLGYYNHLLKGNKLRAFYEGYGYGGGMAISRADDFFLTGDYHQLTIEKYMTDDNGIVAVTLTNRVLNTELTKLFRRAHYHYGFKLGYYQQSKKGVEPILSGRNNNWTEVIAKNKNYTLKCEQYQLGALFGFDNAVQYRIMPYVSYETYREDYTLVRSFQHFDYMNVGMTISVVAPLGEKSIGVTGVQYRYRKVLHENYLLRNDRNETELSAMLLHNARFLASDRQRFEVSLQYHHKLSPSLSYFVGFNSEIGVFTSQKVNIFHQFSLGLTF
- a CDS encoding 50S ribosomal protein L25/general stress protein Ctc, with translation MKSITIKGSQRESVGKAASKALRNAGQVPCVLYGGDNVLHFSAPELAFKNIVYTPNVYTAAIELNGKTYNAILQDIQFDPVSDKIIHIDFYQLHKDKEITIEVPIQIEGTSPGIMAGGTLRIVNRKLKVKALPDNLPDFVPVDISGLEMGNKLYVTKLAQDKYKIMHPDNTVVCQVRVSRAAMKAAQDAAKAEKAATKK
- a CDS encoding Cof-type HAD-IIB family hydrolase; amino-acid sequence: MYKIIFSDIDGTLLSGSRTLTQNTIHEVKQLKDKIPFILVSSRMPEQMYHIQKDLGIAGLPLIAYNGGLVLNGEKVLHSTTIPYSILEEVVALNEQEFNAEIHISFYYNDEWYVPANDEWAQREETITKVTPTVRPNREVLTQWKQAGHGAHKLMLMGEETLIERMFKLLNERYTEVMQIYRGRETYIELSDISISKLTGVKIVSNEIYHLPLSEAIAFGDNYNDLEMLKGVGCGVAVANARDEVKAVAKQITLHHSKDGVATFLKQLREQKVMNL
- a CDS encoding ribose-phosphate pyrophosphokinase, whose product is MFSETTPNSKIFACSKSIELAEKIAQKYGTQLGEVKLSYYSDGEFQPSYEESIRGARVFLICSTFPNSDNLMELLLMIDAAKRASARHITAVMPYFGWARQDRKDKPRVPIGAKLVANLLQAAGATRIMTMDLHADQIQGFFERPVDHLFASSIFLPYLQGLHLDNLCIASPDMGGSKRAYAYSKFLKCDVVICYKQRKQANVIETMELIGEVEGKNVVLVDDMVDTAGTLVKAAQLMKDRGAISVRAVATHPILSGNAYERIENSALEELIVTDSIPLKQPSSKIKVLSCADLFADVMHRVHHNEPISSKFIM
- a CDS encoding class I SAM-dependent methyltransferase: MMTDISQKLKSDIKVEDLKQENGILCCMNDYFISGDNQRYMKMYDWMSFFYDFGEKWIGRLKYGHAIDHLRTELMSRLEWKNNISVLYVSIGTGADLHYLPQGIDLKTIDLVGVDISMGMLKKCKKKMQKKTNLTLVQCPAEDLPFADNTFDIVFHIGGINFFNDKTRAMSEMLRVAKAGSKLLIADETADFVETQYKKSVFSKSYFEDKTVDLNAIEQCIPISVTEKKTELFWDNKFYGITFRKSN
- a CDS encoding C40 family peptidase, coding for MNMKILETPYGICHLSVVPVRLEPFEGAEMITQLLFGELLQVIDKEEHWSYVRLLFDNIEGWVANSQFTEISDKDYKKSLKKKEKYAHRWLTKLRLKTGDNLFLHIPKGATFSHNHLLQTSQSTQKIPHQGIIPTALEYLNVPFLTGGKTPFGIDAAGLVQMVFKLNGIHLPRTAKKQATCGVSLSFIEECQAGDLAFFDDEEGNIIHVGILLGDNRIIHSFGKVRIDRLDHIGIFNSELRNYTHQLRLLRRISTTEK